The following is a genomic window from Patagioenas fasciata isolate bPatFas1 chromosome 1, bPatFas1.hap1, whole genome shotgun sequence.
CTACTAATGCTGCTGGAATATAGTTACCAGACACTGGATAGGCAAACATTCCCTTAAATGAACCCTATATTATAAAGGGAATTATGGCACCTTCTGGAAAAATATGGCCTTTTCCGTTTAGTACAGTCGACTGGTCAGCAGAGTCATACCCTTTTGCATGCATGATTGCAACCAAACAAATTGAGTATTTTAGCTCATTCATTCCTAAGAGACTAATCCCCCAATGAGTAACTATTtacatatcaggaaaaatttataTCCAGAGAATTTTTGATCATATGAGTTACAGCTGAAAAAACCAACCCTACTAAATCAGTACCATTAATTTGGCAGAGGATTAATATGATGCTTTGTGTGTAAGAATTTATCAATAATATCCTCACCTATtttcaatacaaaatatacagagTTAGTGATGGTACTGAGTAAGGCACAATTTTGACACCATTAGTTAAACCTGATCTGATCTCCAATTAAGAAAAGTGGCTTGAGTTTCTGATCAAGCTGTAGTAACCCTTGAGATACTCATGATTACCACATTGATTAAAACTGTTGGTTGTGATACGGAAAAGCAGTTGTAGTTTATTAAAAAGTGATAATAGAGGgagtaagaaaatattttgccCACTTTCTCGTTTTGATCTTCTATGACTCACTGTAGTGACAGCTCAGCTTCCAGGACCAAATGGCTACACAGGCGGAAAGATTATCTTCATTGATACTGAAAACACTTTGTATCTTTTGGACTCTTGAAAGCTACAGGTATGGTGAACTGGAAAGACAGTTCATTTTGTTATAAGCAAGTAGGAGTCTCCAGAGAGCTTCATACATGGAAAACATTATGACAGACACAGAAAGTCTGGAGAGCACGGTGTGCAGTGACCCACAggcagtgacttttttctctgtcATTTGATGTAATCCAACCTGGAAAAAAGGGAGTTAggattttattttaacattttgttgttgtgttgttttggtttgggtatttTGAGATCTAATATACTTTCTTGGTAATGATACAGGTGATAGAAGCTTTTCTAtttacttcaagaaaattcatctAAGTACTAAACACTATTTTTAACACTTCGTATCTGTGGTAGACTGTGTATAAATAGGTTTTGCTCACAGCTAAATTGCTAGAGTGCATAGATCCATCTGTCAGCCCCCCACTTGCCTCAAACCCTAAACACAAAACAATGATCATCACGAGCTCTAGACTATCTTTAGGGTATGTGGGACAGCATGAAGAGAAAAAGTCAGTCTTCTCTAGGATAAAAATAAATGCTCTTCTTTGTTTCGCCATAGTTCTGTTTTGGAATGGAGTTTTATTATTTTCAGAGCATGGTTTGTACAAAGAGAAATCCTTAACTTTCACTAATGTCAGCCGACCAGATCGTCTCCGTGACATCGCTGATCGCTTCAACGTTGACCACGACGCAGTACTTGACAACGTGCTTTATGCACGTGCATATACTAGTAAGACCATTATTGCAAGTGGCATGATATcgatgtttttttttctctaacaaaAGAAGTTGTGAGCTTGTCTGGTTTTGATGTTGTACAGTGAGCAGACAATGTAAGTATTCCAGCTCTGCTGAACTACATAAACAATCAAGTTTTGCAGTTTGATGCAACATTAAGTGAACTTTGCCATGTATCTGATGAGCGTCAGCATAGCATCTTAGTTAGAGAAGCACCAATTAATGTAGCCACGACTACCTGAATGTAATCTAATTCTATAAATGCTGTTGAGAAATTCTCACTCTGTCACAAGACACTGCATTAAAATTTCAAGGAAGTTTTAAATGGGACTTTTGAGGGTACAGTATGAACATGAATAATATGATTAATACAATTTCTGTGCATAATTCAACATTAAATTCAAATGTTTATAATGCTTTTCAGTTATTAACACAACAAAAAAGTTGTCTTCATGCATAGGTTTGTTGTGCAGCTTTTCACAAAGAAGTTGTGTTAGCTGAGTGAGTGGAAACTGGAACCTGCAGAAGCACAAGCACTGCTGGTTATTGTAGGGGTAGCTTGTTGTTGGACACTGGATCTAAAACTGctggaaatgaaaatacaaaCAGTGCAACGTTTAAAGTGGGATTTTATATGTTAGGCTTCTGTTGCTGCAAAGCTCTTTCTGGTCCTAATTTATTTTGGCAACTGTACATCCCACCAGGTGAACACCAGATGGAATTGCTTGACTATGTAGCAGCCAAGTTCCATGAGGAAGCTGGTATCTTCAAGCTACTGGTACAAGACTAATTTTTTTTGTGTGCCTACCTCTTTCAGAATatgttttcctattttctttcacTATACTTACTCATCTAGCATAATTACAATGCAGATCATTGACTCCATAATGGCACTTTTCCGTGTGGATTTCAGTGGTCGTGGAGAGTTGGCTGAACGACAACAGAAACTGGCTCAGATGCTGTCCAGGCTCCAAAAAATATCAGAAGGTAAGGGATGCATTGCAAAATTTGGAAAACATGGCTGGAGTTACTGGAACAGTAGCTGTTGGTAGTGTGACCACCTGGGAGTCCGAGAGTATTGTCAATCAGGCATTGGCCCAGGAATCTTTCCTCACTTTATACATATCTGTCAGTTAACAAAAAGATCAAACTGATGTATTATTACAGGATGACACATTAAGGATTCTTTAGAACTATTCAACACTTAGAGTTTTCCTAGAAATACCATTAAGAGAAGTCCTAAATGAGATAACAGATTGTAGAACTGGGCAAATATCCAGTAAGAGAAATTGTCTTCCCTAGATTTTGACAGTCTAAATAACCAAGAACATGAAGAACACAAAAAAAGAATGAAggcacagagagataggaaagccATGCCCTAGTGCTTTGCAATGGTCTGAGGGATGATGACAGGATGAACAGGGCCCCTCCTCTTTGGAATGTCTCAGAAATATTGATGATCAATGAGAAAATGTTTTGTCATgcagtaaatttttaaaaaaaaaaaaaaaagaggtacagaaaaagggagggagagggggctgAGGGCAGGGAGCCAACAGAGATGGGAACTGAGAAAGACTTGTTCAGTgaaattctgaaaagtgcacatttTTTTGCATAAGTATTACAGTTGAATTCACACAGGAGCAAATTTAGGCTGTCTCCTGACTAACTCCAGCCATGAGACATAAAGAATATTTGCTTCTCTTTAATTTGAAATTTGAagtgcttcagcagcagcagccttgctTTTACCATTGATGGGAGAATATTTTGGAATTCTAATTGGATATAGTCCACCTTCTTTGCATTGTATTGCAGAATATaatgtggctgtgtttgtgacCAACCAGATGACTGCTGATCCAGGAGCAACTATGACGTAAGATACCTTTTATCTTTCTCTTTATTTcaagtttcttctcttttgtatTACTTATGTAACAGAGATGAGAACTGAGATTGTGTGGAGAAAGAGGCACTGAAATGGAGGTTTGGATGGGTCATTGGTCTCTCTGGTATGATGGATCATTAATGGATGACACCTATATGTTTCAGTGTTTGTAAtgagtttttttatgtttttctgctGCCTGGCATGATGGCTTCTTTCACTGTGATTTGAATGAAGCAAACAAGCCATaaaaagcattgaaaaatcacCCCATTTTCTTTTGGAGTAGCTTATCTATGTGAAGATTAAGTTGTGTATTTCTTGAACCTCTTGAATttaatgaaaggaaaattaagacagCACTGAGCATTTGAACATCCTATCTTGAGGCGAGTGTGTTAAAGTCCCTTTTTGATATATTTACCTATTTATTATTCATCACTGCGTTCAATATGCTTCATCTGAAAATTAAACACAGTATTAACCTATGGAATTTGTGCAGTGAATCATCCATAATTTTCTTGCTAATTTAGCTTTCAGGCAGACCCAAAAAAGCCTATTGGGGGCCACATCCTTGCTCATGCTTCAACTACCAGGATTAGTTtgaggaaagggagaggggagCTGCGTATTGCGAAGATATACGACAGGTAAATCGGTTTTCCTTCACAGGAAAGAAGCTGTGATATGAGCAACCATCGAGCAGTGAAGTTCATGGTACTGAAACTTAACGGCTTGACAGCCGATTCAAAGTTTCAAACTAACCACATTTCTGGATGGTAAATGGAGAGAAGATCTGAAAGGAGAAATGAATTAATGGACTTAAAGTTGTCTTGCATATCACATATGTTAAGTTACATAATCTTTCATCATAAATCCTATTAGATGCGCGTCTCTTAAAGAAGAGCATCACATAGTTTGACTGGTGGTCACTTGGCAAGAAAATTGCAGAGCTGTTAAATTACTAAATTTTGCTGACACAACTAGTATCAGTTTACCTAGAAAGTT
Proteins encoded in this region:
- the DMC1 gene encoding meiotic recombination protein DMC1/LIM15 homolog isoform X4, giving the protein MMKAMDDQVVQEEPGYQDDEESFFQDIDLLQKHGINVADIKKLKSVGICTIKGIQMTTRRALCNVKGLSEAKVDKIKEAANKLIEPGFLTAFEYSEKRKMVFHITTGSQEFDKLLGGGIESMAITEAFGEFRTGKTQLSHTLCVTAQLPGPNGYTGGKIIFIDTENTFRPDRLRDIADRFNVDHDAVLDNVLYARAYTSEHQMELLDYVAAKFHEEAGIFKLLIIDSIMALFRVDFSGRGELAERQQKLAQMLSRLQKISEEYNVAVFVTNQMTADPGATMTFQADPKKPIGGHILAHASTTRISLRKGRGELRIAKIYDSPEMPENEATFAITAGGIGDAKE